In Paenibacillus kyungheensis, the following are encoded in one genomic region:
- a CDS encoding fumarylacetoacetate hydrolase family protein codes for MKYVHFSYQQQPQIGIALDDVIVPMSALQRFASSSLSLPVIIDDLWSQPELHTQIQHILEQHTTELMNQAIAEQDIEWLPIVPNPGKVICIGLNYRRHAEETNAPIPQTPVVFSKFSDAVAGHLQSVPLPQSSTQVDYEAELCIVIGKQASGVSTEDALDYVFGYCAANDVSARDLQMLTSQWLLGKTCPRFAPIGPYLVTADEVGDPNQLQISAYLNGEQVQHSNTSDMIFDCRYIIHYLSQHMVLHPGDIILTGTPEGVILGQPEQDRVWLTSGDQVTIEIEKLGRLSNTFVSAEQH; via the coding sequence ATGAAATATGTTCATTTTAGTTATCAACAACAGCCGCAGATTGGGATTGCATTGGATGATGTAATCGTACCTATGTCTGCACTACAACGTTTTGCTTCTTCCTCACTATCCCTTCCTGTTATCATTGACGATCTCTGGTCTCAACCTGAACTACATACTCAGATTCAACATATTCTAGAACAACACACCACAGAACTTATGAATCAAGCGATAGCGGAACAAGATATTGAATGGCTTCCTATTGTACCGAATCCCGGGAAAGTAATCTGTATTGGTCTGAATTATCGTCGCCATGCAGAGGAAACGAATGCACCTATTCCGCAAACACCTGTAGTATTTAGCAAATTCTCTGATGCAGTCGCAGGTCATCTGCAATCAGTGCCTTTGCCACAATCCAGTACACAAGTCGATTATGAAGCTGAATTATGTATTGTAATCGGTAAGCAAGCAAGTGGGGTGAGTACAGAAGATGCCCTCGATTATGTTTTTGGGTATTGTGCGGCTAATGATGTATCTGCTCGCGATCTACAGATGCTCACCAGTCAATGGTTACTTGGTAAAACCTGTCCTCGTTTTGCCCCGATTGGCCCTTATCTTGTAACCGCAGATGAAGTAGGCGATCCTAACCAGTTACAGATCAGTGCTTATTTGAATGGAGAGCAAGTTCAACATTCCAATACATCCGATATGATCTTCGATTGTCGTTATATTATTCATTATCTATCTCAGCATATGGTACTTCATCCTGGTGATATTATTTTGACCGGTACACCAGAAGGAGTGATTTTGGGACAGCCGGAACAGGATAGAGTCTGGTTAACGTCAGGTGATCAGGTCACAATTGAGATTGAAAAGCTAGGCAGATTGAGCAATACATTTGTATCTGCTGAACAGCATTAA
- a CDS encoding L-rhamnose mutarotase, which translates to MERVSFVLHIDPQDQAQYIERHQAVYPELLQAFGEVGIHTYSIFLHEGTLFAYMEVDNYQQAMDQLAVHPANQRWQQFMADMLIPNQQGTTSEVIPEVFHYHS; encoded by the coding sequence ATGGAACGAGTTTCATTTGTTTTACATATTGATCCGCAAGATCAAGCACAATACATTGAGCGTCATCAAGCCGTCTATCCAGAGCTACTGCAAGCGTTTGGTGAGGTAGGTATTCATACGTATAGTATTTTTCTACATGAAGGTACTTTATTTGCTTATATGGAAGTGGACAATTATCAACAAGCTATGGATCAACTGGCAGTACATCCTGCCAATCAGCGCTGGCAGCAATTTATGGCTGATATGTTAATTCCTAATCAGCAAGGAACGACATCGGAAGTGATTCCTGAAGTATTTCATTATCATTCTTAA
- a CDS encoding helix-turn-helix transcriptional regulator, which translates to MIQENTKLRTLGMFLKSRRYQLQPEQAGFSHSYGQRRTPGLRREEVAVLAGVSATYYTWLEQGRDVTASRDVIENIARALQLNPDERIHLLQLWNPNEPETISNVTTALSSEWQLIINQLHSPSIITNHMSEFVFWNPAANTLFSNLDQMPPEERFFMRVVFLNEDFRRRIGNWEEYAISCVAVYRGYYDRHPENLFFREFVQRLCLDSPEFESIWNLHRVQIQKACLLHIYMPDAQKSIAFDSNSVSTLDNNPNYHMCIYSPVS; encoded by the coding sequence ATGATCCAAGAAAATACCAAACTGAGAACACTAGGAATGTTCCTCAAATCACGCCGTTATCAATTACAACCAGAGCAAGCAGGATTCAGTCATTCTTACGGTCAACGTAGAACCCCCGGGCTACGCCGGGAAGAAGTCGCAGTGCTTGCCGGTGTCAGTGCTACTTATTATACGTGGTTAGAGCAGGGAAGAGATGTGACAGCTTCAAGGGATGTGATTGAGAATATAGCCAGAGCGCTACAATTGAATCCTGATGAAAGAATACATTTGCTTCAGCTCTGGAATCCAAATGAACCTGAAACTATTTCTAATGTGACAACAGCTTTGAGTTCGGAGTGGCAATTGATTATTAATCAACTTCACTCCCCATCAATTATTACCAATCATATGTCAGAGTTTGTTTTTTGGAACCCGGCGGCAAATACACTATTTTCGAATCTAGATCAGATGCCACCCGAAGAACGCTTTTTTATGCGAGTGGTATTTTTAAATGAAGATTTTCGTCGTCGTATTGGAAATTGGGAAGAGTATGCTATCAGTTGTGTAGCTGTATATCGTGGTTATTATGATCGGCATCCCGAAAATCTTTTTTTTAGAGAATTTGTACAGCGTCTTTGTCTAGATAGTCCTGAATTTGAATCCATCTGGAATCTCCATCGTGTTCAAATTCAAAAAGCATGTCTGTTACACATTTACATGCCTGATGCTCAGAAATCTATTGCTTTTGATTCCAATTCGGTCTCTACACTGGATAACAATCCAAATTATCATATGTGCATCTATTCGCCAGTATCGTAA
- a CDS encoding AI-2E family transporter, producing the protein MKVREWINHDGIRRIIVLAILILVIFAMQSMMNIILLTLLLTILIGSMYDGLMKLFQKFIPNVSRFFVLPLVYLILLAVIGWGVYRMVPTVIMQVTQLYQMIIEAYRHPHESEWNPYIINFLNTLNVQRFIEPGFNVILKISKLGSQLLIALLLSLFFLLDRTHITRFTASFQESKLGWFFKEVGYFGKMFLDTFGKVIEAQLLISLINCIITIIALWFMGFPNLLGLALIIFMLGLIPVAGVFISLVPLGLIAFSIGGVKYIVYLLILVVVIHAIEAYFLNPKLMSSKTNLPVFYTFVILIFSEHFIGPWGLIIGIPLFVFFLDLIGVTRKKRGTE; encoded by the coding sequence ATGAAGGTAAGGGAATGGATAAATCACGATGGAATCCGGCGAATTATTGTGCTTGCGATTCTGATTCTGGTGATTTTTGCTATGCAAAGTATGATGAATATTATTTTACTTACATTATTGCTGACGATATTAATCGGTAGTATGTATGATGGACTAATGAAGTTATTTCAAAAGTTCATTCCTAATGTCTCACGTTTTTTTGTATTACCATTGGTTTATCTGATTTTGCTTGCTGTGATTGGTTGGGGCGTGTATCGAATGGTGCCTACAGTGATTATGCAGGTGACTCAGTTATATCAGATGATTATCGAAGCCTATCGCCATCCTCACGAGAGTGAATGGAACCCGTACATTATTAACTTTTTGAATACATTAAATGTACAGCGTTTTATAGAGCCAGGCTTTAATGTGATTTTAAAAATTAGTAAATTAGGTTCTCAATTACTTATAGCATTATTGCTTAGCTTATTCTTCTTATTAGATCGTACGCATATTACACGTTTTACAGCTTCTTTCCAAGAAAGTAAGCTGGGTTGGTTTTTTAAAGAAGTAGGATATTTCGGTAAAATGTTTTTAGATACATTTGGTAAAGTCATCGAAGCTCAATTATTGATTTCGTTGATCAATTGTATTATTACGATTATAGCGCTCTGGTTTATGGGTTTCCCGAACTTGTTAGGGCTAGCATTAATTATCTTTATGTTAGGCTTAATACCGGTTGCAGGGGTGTTTATCTCGCTTGTACCGTTGGGATTGATTGCATTTAGTATTGGTGGAGTCAAATATATTGTCTATCTGCTGATTCTGGTGGTTGTGATTCATGCGATTGAAGCATACTTCCTTAATCCGAAATTGATGTCCAGCAAAACCAATTTACCTGTTTTTTATACGTTTGTTATTCTTATTTTTTCCGAGCATTTTATTGGCCCGTGGGGATTGATTATCGGTATTCCGTTATTTGTATTTTTCCTCGACTTGATCGGAGTGACGCGTAAGAAGAGAGGCACAGAATAA
- a CDS encoding NADH:flavin oxidoreductase: MSVNSPKTSELFTPFHTTNLELSNRIVMAPMTRNFSPNGVPGADVATYYRRRAENEVALIITEGTAINHPAAVSSPDIPVFHGEEALNGWAEVVKQVHEVGGKIMPQIWHVGMARPVGSLPNVEAQPIGPSGLDINGEKVNEPLTKDEIQEVIQAYAQAAADAKRVGFDGIELHGAHGYLIDQFFWSQTNQRTDEYGGDLVARTRFGVEVVKACRAAVGPDYPIVFRFSQWKMNHYDARLVETAEELAQFLQPLSEAGVDIFHCSTRRFWEPEFEGSDLNLAGWTKKITGKPTITVGSVGLNQVFLSNKTEDVSESIRLEELDEKLNAGEFDLVAVGRALIGDAAWATKLHEQRTDDIKTFDQEDLKSLK; the protein is encoded by the coding sequence ATGAGCGTCAATTCACCAAAAACATCAGAACTATTTACACCTTTTCATACAACTAACTTAGAATTGTCCAATCGGATCGTTATGGCTCCGATGACACGTAATTTTTCACCTAATGGTGTACCTGGAGCAGATGTAGCAACTTATTATCGACGTCGTGCTGAAAATGAAGTTGCGTTGATTATTACCGAAGGTACAGCAATCAATCATCCTGCGGCAGTCTCTTCTCCTGATATTCCTGTTTTTCATGGCGAAGAAGCGTTAAATGGTTGGGCAGAAGTCGTCAAACAAGTTCATGAAGTCGGTGGCAAAATCATGCCGCAAATCTGGCATGTAGGTATGGCACGTCCGGTCGGCTCACTACCGAATGTAGAAGCTCAACCGATTGGCCCATCCGGTCTTGATATCAACGGTGAGAAAGTAAATGAACCGTTAACAAAAGATGAGATTCAAGAAGTGATTCAAGCGTATGCTCAAGCGGCAGCTGATGCCAAAAGAGTAGGATTTGATGGTATAGAGCTTCATGGAGCACATGGTTACTTAATCGATCAGTTTTTCTGGTCACAAACGAATCAACGTACTGATGAATATGGTGGCGATCTAGTAGCACGTACACGCTTTGGTGTAGAAGTGGTCAAAGCATGCCGCGCTGCTGTAGGGCCAGATTATCCAATCGTATTCCGTTTCTCCCAATGGAAAATGAATCATTATGATGCTCGCCTTGTTGAGACAGCAGAAGAGTTAGCTCAATTTTTACAACCGTTGTCTGAAGCTGGCGTTGATATTTTCCACTGTTCGACTCGTCGCTTCTGGGAGCCTGAATTTGAAGGTTCTGACCTAAATCTTGCAGGTTGGACGAAAAAAATCACAGGTAAACCAACAATTACTGTTGGCTCTGTTGGACTAAATCAAGTCTTTTTGAGTAATAAAACAGAAGATGTATCTGAAAGTATTCGTCTGGAAGAATTGGATGAAAAATTAAATGCAGGTGAATTTGATCTAGTCGCTGTTGGTCGTGCATTGATTGGCGATGCAGCATGGGCTACCAAATTACATGAGCAACGTACCGATGATATCAAAACATTTGATCAAGAAGACTTAAAGTCTTTGAAATAA
- a CDS encoding aldo/keto reductase — protein MRYNQLGPSGLFVSELCFGTMTFGGGANFDVVGKVQQEEADTLLARALEAGINFIDTADIYSEGNSERITGQALRNLGVKREEVVIATKVFGVMGSSPNQKGSSRNHIMDGVKNSLERLQMDHIDLYQLHGFDPATSIEESLQALTDLVRQGLVRYIGVSNWAAWQIAQSIGISNQHRLEKFVSTQAYYTLAGRELEREIIPMLHSHNDMGLLVWSPLAGGLLSGKFTRDQQNSEGSRRNEFDFPPVDKDRAYDIIDTLIEMAKQKEASVAQLALAWLLHQRAVTSVIIGTKKMHQLEDNLGAVDIVFSEEELQTLDKISQIPSEYPGWMMDMVSQVRTEQLQQVRHPRS, from the coding sequence ATGCGCTATAATCAATTAGGTCCTAGCGGGCTATTTGTATCTGAATTATGTTTTGGCACAATGACGTTCGGAGGAGGAGCAAATTTTGATGTAGTTGGTAAAGTGCAGCAAGAAGAAGCAGATACTTTACTAGCACGTGCTTTGGAAGCAGGAATTAACTTTATCGATACCGCAGATATTTACTCAGAAGGCAATTCAGAAAGAATCACCGGACAAGCGTTACGCAACTTGGGCGTCAAACGAGAAGAAGTGGTGATTGCAACTAAAGTTTTCGGAGTGATGGGGTCTTCTCCTAATCAGAAAGGTTCTTCTCGCAATCATATTATGGATGGTGTCAAAAACAGTCTGGAACGTCTACAAATGGATCATATTGATCTGTATCAACTTCATGGATTCGATCCTGCAACTTCTATCGAAGAATCGTTACAAGCATTAACTGATCTTGTACGACAAGGATTAGTTCGATATATTGGTGTATCCAACTGGGCAGCATGGCAGATCGCTCAATCTATCGGCATTTCTAATCAACATCGACTTGAAAAGTTTGTCTCTACGCAAGCGTATTATACCCTTGCCGGTCGTGAGTTAGAACGCGAGATTATCCCGATGCTACATAGTCATAATGATATGGGATTGCTTGTATGGAGTCCACTTGCAGGAGGTTTGTTAAGCGGTAAGTTCACACGCGATCAACAAAATTCTGAAGGCAGTCGACGAAATGAGTTTGATTTCCCACCTGTAGATAAAGATCGTGCGTATGATATTATTGATACTTTGATCGAGATGGCTAAGCAAAAAGAAGCATCCGTAGCTCAGCTTGCTCTAGCTTGGTTACTACATCAGCGTGCAGTGACCAGCGTTATCATAGGTACTAAGAAAATGCATCAATTAGAAGATAATCTAGGTGCAGTCGATATTGTATTTTCTGAAGAAGAATTGCAGACACTCGATAAGATCAGCCAGATTCCTAGTGAATACCCGGGTTGGATGATGGATATGGTAAGTCAGGTAAGAACAGAACAATTGCAACAGGTACGTCACCCTCGTTCGTGA